The nucleotide window ATCAACCGCCTCGATGACTTGAAGCGGCTTCTGTGATGTCGCCGAGCTGTCTAAGTACACGAGGGGATTGCCGTTCACTTCTTGGTCAAGGATAGGAAACTGTTTACGAATATCCTGGATATTCATTAGCGTACTTTCCTTTCAATTACTTCAGTCAGCTGTTTCTTTACTCCTTCAATCGGAAGTTGTGTCACAACTGGTGCAAGGAATCCATGAATCACTAAGCGTTCCGCTTCTGTTTTCGTAATCCCTCGGCTCATGAGGTAATACAATTGAACGGGATCAACACGGCCTACAGAGGCGGCGTGACCAGCCATTACATCATCTTCATCAATTAACAAAATTGGATTCGCATCGCCGCGTGCTTTTTCACTTAAGATTAGAATGCGTGAGGTTTGTTCCGCATCGGATTTAGATGCACCGTGCTCAATTTTTCCAATTCCATTAAAGATAGATGTAGCACTTTCCTTCACAACACCGTGATTCAAAATATTTCCATTCGTATGCTTTCCAAAATGAACCACTTTAGTGGTAAAGTTTTGTATCTGCTCACCGCGTCCGACAACCACTGTTTTCGTATCTCCAGTAGAGCCATCGCCAAGAAGATTGGTTGTGTTTTCCGAGATCGTATTACCCTCGTTCATTAAACCGAGAGCCCATTCAATCTGGGAATCTCTGCCAGCAACGCCACGGCGGTTGACATAAGTAGTAATTCCCTTAGCCAATGTATCTACTGCACCATATCGAACTTTTGCATTCACATTCGCGATGACTTCAGTCAAAATATTCGCTAATGTATTAGATGTTTCCATTGTGGAAAAATAGTTTTCAACGTATGTTACTGAACTATTATCTTCTGCCACCACAATCACATGGTTAAACAGATTTGCTTCCGCATCATCATGGACAAAAACAGCTTGGATAGGTTCCGTAATTTCCACATTTTTTGGAACATATAAGAACACCCCGCCATTTACAAGTGCTGCATGAAGTGCTGTCAAACGATGTTCATCGACATTAATAGCCTGCGTCATATAGTACTTTTTCAACAAATCTCCATGCTCTCTTGCTGCCGTGAAGATATCCGTAAAAATAACACCTTTGCTTTTTAAGTCTTCAGACAAAGTTAAAAAAGCCGGAGTTTGATTTCGTTGAATGTATAAATTCATCTTTTCAGCATCCAGATCAACTAACGACTTTACTTCTTCCGGAAGCTCCGCAAGTGATGCATAGACATCACTTTTTACCGTATGCTGATTGAACCCAGTAAAATTCCATTTATCTATCTTCGTTTTATCAGGTCTAGGCATTGGCAATTGTTCGAAATCAGCTAATGCCTTTAGACGAAACTCTTCAAACCACACAGGCTCGTTCATTTCTTTTGAAAAAGAACTGATTGACCCGTTGTCAAATGGTAATTTTGTTTCTGTTGTCATTTTAATCCTCCTAACACTCTCTTACGCTTCTTGCCCAACTGTTTCATCTTCAATTCCGAGTTCTTGCTTGATCCAGTCATATCCTTCTGCTTCTAAGCGTTGTGCCAGTTCCGGTCCGCCTGATTTCACGATACGGCCTTGCATCATAACGTGCACATGGTCAGGAGTGATATAGTCTAATAGACGTTGATAGTGAGTGATCACTAAGCAGCCGAACTCTTCGCCGCGCATTTCATTAATACCCTTTGAAACAACTTTTAGGGCATCGATATCGAGTCCTGAGTCGATTTCATCAAGAATTGCAATCTTAGGCTGCAGCATCATTAATTGCAAAATTTCGTTACGCTTTTTCTCTCCGCCTGAGAAGCCTTCGTTTAAATAGCGTTGAGCCATATCGAGGTCCATTTCAAGGAATTCCATTTGTTTATCCATTTGACGGATAAATTTCATAAGGGAAATCTCATTACCTTCGCCACGGCGGCTATTAAGGGCTGAACGTAAAAAGTCTGCATTTGTTACACCATTAATCTCACTTGGATACTGCATTGCTAGGAATAAACCTGCACGAGCGCGCTCGTCTACTTCCATTTCAAGAACATTTTGTCCGTCTAATGTAATGTTACCGCTCGTTACTTCATATTTTGGGTGACCCATGATGGCCGATGATAACGTGGATTTACCAGTACCGTTTGGTCCCATGATGGCATGGATTTCTCCACCCTTTATTTCAAGGTTTACCCCTTTTAAAATTTCTTTCCCATCAATTTCTACATGTAAATCTTTGATCGCTAAAGTTGATCCAGCCATATCTATACCTCCGAAAAGAAAGTTTTGTATCTTATAGACCCATGGGGACTATGTTCTATTCTCATTTTATTCTCATTCCAATCTTATAACAAATGAAATGTATTAGCAACTCCTAAACAGTAAAAACTAGGGAGCCATTTTCATTAAGCCAATCCTAAATGAGAATGGGAGTATTCCTTTAAAAAAGATTCAGACAACCGTTCTTTTATGTAAAATGCACCCGTTTAAAATCATACCTCATTTTTTAGGCTTTTCCAACTGAATTCAAGTGTAAAATCCTTTCTATTTTTACCCAACCCACTGGATTCATGTATGCGGTTACCCTGCTCGCGTAGAAACAGCAAAAGCCAGTGAAGGGTTCACCGGCTTTTGCCTTTCTTCCTATTTATATATTACTCAGATACAGGTACAACGGCACCTTCATATTTTTCAAGAATGAAATCTTGAATTTCCTTTGAATGAAGGACTTCAACAAGTGTTTTAATGGCTGGCTTGCTTTCGTCACCTTTACGAACGGCAATCACGTTTACATACGGTGATTCTTTATCTTCAATGGCAATGGAATCCTTCACAGGGTTTAAGCCGCCGTCGATCGCATAGTTTGAATTGATTAACACGGCATCTCCTTCGCCATTGTTAAAAATTTGCGGTAATAACTTCGCTTCATAGTTAGCATCGAAATTAAGCTTCTTAGGGTTTTCGACAACATCTTTAATTTCAGCTTTTGTTTTATCGATTCCGTCTTTTAATTTGATTAAGCCTTCTTTTTCAAGTAATGAAAGTAGACGGCCATGGTCAGCGACAGAGTTACTCATGATTAAGTGGGCACCTTCTGGAAGATCGCTAAGCTTTTTGTATTTTTTTGAATAAATTCCGATTGGTTCGATGTGAATTCCGCCAGCATTAACAAAGCCATAGCCAAATTCTTTGTTTTGAGACTCTAAGTATGGAATGTGTTGGAAATAGTTAGCGTCTAATTCTTTTGACTTTAACGCTTTGTTAGGTAAGACATAGTCTGTAAATGTTTTAATTTCAAGATCAATGCCTTTTTCTTTTAAAAGTGGTTTTGCTTTTTCAAGAATTTCTGCATGCGGAACCGTAGATGCTCCAACAACTAATTTGCTTGTTTCAGATTTATCGCTAGTCCCTTCAGACTTTTCCTCTGATTTCCCACATGCTGCTACAACAAATACAATCGATAATGCTAAAAGTAAACTAAGTATTTTCTTCATTTTGACCTCTCCTTTTATCGTTTATCTAATTTTGAAGTGATAAAATCACCAATAAATTGAACTATAAACACAATGATTAATATGATGACGGTTGCGACAAACGTGACATCGTTTTGACCCCGTTGAAACCCATAATTATAGGCCAGATTCCCTAAACCACCGGCACCAATCGCACCTGCCATCGCCGTGTAACCGATAAGGGCAATCGCGGTAACTGTAATCCCGGATATAAGCGCCGGCATCGATTCTGGCAGCAAAACCTTCCAAATAATTGTTCCCGTTGTG belongs to Neobacillus sp. OS1-2 and includes:
- the sufD gene encoding Fe-S cluster assembly protein SufD, which gives rise to MTTETKLPFDNGSISSFSKEMNEPVWFEEFRLKALADFEQLPMPRPDKTKIDKWNFTGFNQHTVKSDVYASLAELPEEVKSLVDLDAEKMNLYIQRNQTPAFLTLSEDLKSKGVIFTDIFTAAREHGDLLKKYYMTQAINVDEHRLTALHAALVNGGVFLYVPKNVEITEPIQAVFVHDDAEANLFNHVIVVAEDNSSVTYVENYFSTMETSNTLANILTEVIANVNAKVRYGAVDTLAKGITTYVNRRGVAGRDSQIEWALGLMNEGNTISENTTNLLGDGSTGDTKTVVVGRGEQIQNFTTKVVHFGKHTNGNILNHGVVKESATSIFNGIGKIEHGASKSDAEQTSRILILSEKARGDANPILLIDEDDVMAGHAASVGRVDPVQLYYLMSRGITKTEAERLVIHGFLAPVVTQLPIEGVKKQLTEVIERKVR
- the sufC gene encoding Fe-S cluster assembly ATPase SufC translates to MAGSTLAIKDLHVEIDGKEILKGVNLEIKGGEIHAIMGPNGTGKSTLSSAIMGHPKYEVTSGNITLDGQNVLEMEVDERARAGLFLAMQYPSEINGVTNADFLRSALNSRRGEGNEISLMKFIRQMDKQMEFLEMDLDMAQRYLNEGFSGGEKKRNEILQLMMLQPKIAILDEIDSGLDIDALKVVSKGINEMRGEEFGCLVITHYQRLLDYITPDHVHVMMQGRIVKSGGPELAQRLEAEGYDWIKQELGIEDETVGQEA
- a CDS encoding MetQ/NlpA family ABC transporter substrate-binding protein, with product MKKILSLLLALSIVFVVAACGKSEEKSEGTSDKSETSKLVVGASTVPHAEILEKAKPLLKEKGIDLEIKTFTDYVLPNKALKSKELDANYFQHIPYLESQNKEFGYGFVNAGGIHIEPIGIYSKKYKKLSDLPEGAHLIMSNSVADHGRLLSLLEKEGLIKLKDGIDKTKAEIKDVVENPKKLNFDANYEAKLLPQIFNNGEGDAVLINSNYAIDGGLNPVKDSIAIEDKESPYVNVIAVRKGDESKPAIKTLVEVLHSKEIQDFILEKYEGAVVPVSE